In Phoenix dactylifera cultivar Barhee BC4 chromosome 11, palm_55x_up_171113_PBpolish2nd_filt_p, whole genome shotgun sequence, the following are encoded in one genomic region:
- the LOC103710490 gene encoding protein ARV 2 isoform X2 translates to MRPKTTENEEKKAVEERRCVNCGKGIKTLFVQYSPGNIRLMKCENCKAVADPYIECEFMIILIDLILHKTKAYQHLLFNMLNLDAGDTKGLFLKSSFVYFLLDACRISLISNSRDDWDSSGSLLVSIWTCGKVLMDVLLGNFIFISVIVLGTRFLLDLSLDITRCKEIMLAILISSYFKLFLIAMMVWEFPSSVLFIIDIFVLSSNAVALRVVTELPTAGCLAVCFGAHAAKLFTDRWLLHLLSGATVRKMLLT, encoded by the exons ATGCGCCCCAAAACCACcgaaaatgaagaaaagaaggcgGTGGAGGAGCGGCGGTGCGTCAACTGCGGCAAGGGGATCAAGACGCTCTTCGTCCAGTACTCTCCCGGCAACATCCGTTTGATGAAATGC GAGAACTGCAAGGCCGTAGCCGATCCCTACATCGAATGCGAGTTCATG ATTATCCTGATTGATCTGATTCTGCACAAGACTAAAGCGTATCAACATTTGTTATTCAATATGCTGAACTTAGATGCTGGTGACACGAAG GGACTATTCTTGAAGTCaagttttgtttattttcttttagatgCAT GCAGGATTTCTCTCATAAGTAATAGTAGAGATGATTGGGATTCATCTGGGAGCCTTTTGGTGTCAATTTGGACATGTGGAAAG GTGTTGATGGATGTTTTATTgggaaattttatatttatatctgtTATAGTTCTTGGGACAAGGTTTCTTCTCGATTTATCACTTGATATTACTAG GTGCAAAGAGATTATGCTGGCCATTCTTATTTCGAGCTACTTCAAGTTGTTTCTCATAGCAATGATG GTTTGGGAGTTCCCTTCTTCTGTTCTTTTCATCATTGACATATTTGTTCTATCATCAAATGCAGTGGCTTTGAGAG TTGTAACAGAGTTGCCGACTGCTGGGTGCCTTGCAGTATGCTTCGGTGCACATGCAGCCAAATTGTTTACTGATCGTTGGCTGCTGCATCTATTATCTG GTGCCACCGTGAGAAAAATGCTTCTCACTTAG
- the LOC103710490 gene encoding protein ARV 2 isoform X3, producing the protein MRPKTTENEEKKAVEERRCVNCGKGIKTLFVQYSPGNIRLMKCENCKAVADPYIECEFMIILIDLILHKTKAYQHLLFNMLNLDAGDTKGLFLKSSFVYFLLDACRISLISNSRDDWDSSGSLLVSIWTCGKVLMDVLLGNFIFISVIVLGTRFLLDLSLDITRCKEIMLAILISSYFKLFLIAMMVWEFPSSVLFIIDIFVLSSNAVALRVVTELPTAGCLAVCFGAHAAKLFTDRWLLHLLSEDS; encoded by the exons ATGCGCCCCAAAACCACcgaaaatgaagaaaagaaggcgGTGGAGGAGCGGCGGTGCGTCAACTGCGGCAAGGGGATCAAGACGCTCTTCGTCCAGTACTCTCCCGGCAACATCCGTTTGATGAAATGC GAGAACTGCAAGGCCGTAGCCGATCCCTACATCGAATGCGAGTTCATG ATTATCCTGATTGATCTGATTCTGCACAAGACTAAAGCGTATCAACATTTGTTATTCAATATGCTGAACTTAGATGCTGGTGACACGAAG GGACTATTCTTGAAGTCaagttttgtttattttcttttagatgCAT GCAGGATTTCTCTCATAAGTAATAGTAGAGATGATTGGGATTCATCTGGGAGCCTTTTGGTGTCAATTTGGACATGTGGAAAG GTGTTGATGGATGTTTTATTgggaaattttatatttatatctgtTATAGTTCTTGGGACAAGGTTTCTTCTCGATTTATCACTTGATATTACTAG GTGCAAAGAGATTATGCTGGCCATTCTTATTTCGAGCTACTTCAAGTTGTTTCTCATAGCAATGATG GTTTGGGAGTTCCCTTCTTCTGTTCTTTTCATCATTGACATATTTGTTCTATCATCAAATGCAGTGGCTTTGAGAG TTGTAACAGAGTTGCCGACTGCTGGGTGCCTTGCAGTATGCTTCGGTGCACATGCAGCCAAATTGTTTACTGATCGTTGGCTGCTGCATCTATTATCTG
- the LOC103710490 gene encoding protein ARV 2 isoform X1, whose product MRPKTTENEEKKAVEERRCVNCGKGIKTLFVQYSPGNIRLMKCENCKAVADPYIECEFMIILIDLILHKTKAYQHLLFNMLNLDAGDTKGLFLKSSFVYFLLDACRISLISNSRDDWDSSGSLLVSIWTCGKVLMDVLLGNFIFISVIVLGTRFLLDLSLDITRCKEIMLAILISSYFKLFLIAMMVWEFPSSVLFIIDIFVLSSNAVALRVVTELPTAGCLAVCFGAHAAKLFTDRWLLHLLSDCLQFFWRMMPPCTNFSHFFVTFLIF is encoded by the exons ATGCGCCCCAAAACCACcgaaaatgaagaaaagaaggcgGTGGAGGAGCGGCGGTGCGTCAACTGCGGCAAGGGGATCAAGACGCTCTTCGTCCAGTACTCTCCCGGCAACATCCGTTTGATGAAATGC GAGAACTGCAAGGCCGTAGCCGATCCCTACATCGAATGCGAGTTCATG ATTATCCTGATTGATCTGATTCTGCACAAGACTAAAGCGTATCAACATTTGTTATTCAATATGCTGAACTTAGATGCTGGTGACACGAAG GGACTATTCTTGAAGTCaagttttgtttattttcttttagatgCAT GCAGGATTTCTCTCATAAGTAATAGTAGAGATGATTGGGATTCATCTGGGAGCCTTTTGGTGTCAATTTGGACATGTGGAAAG GTGTTGATGGATGTTTTATTgggaaattttatatttatatctgtTATAGTTCTTGGGACAAGGTTTCTTCTCGATTTATCACTTGATATTACTAG GTGCAAAGAGATTATGCTGGCCATTCTTATTTCGAGCTACTTCAAGTTGTTTCTCATAGCAATGATG GTTTGGGAGTTCCCTTCTTCTGTTCTTTTCATCATTGACATATTTGTTCTATCATCAAATGCAGTGGCTTTGAGAG TTGTAACAGAGTTGCCGACTGCTGGGTGCCTTGCAGTATGCTTCGGTGCACATGCAGCCAAATTGTTTACTGATCGTTGGCTGCTGCATCTATTATCTG ATTGCTTGCAATTCTTTTGGCGAATGATGCCTCCTTGCACA